From Shewanella acanthi:
TTACTTAGGATTAGACTTTGGCAGAAACTTTACCCAAGGGATTGAACTGGCTCGAAATTAGGGTAATGTTGTTCAATTACCAAGGAAAGCTCAAAAAGGAATCCCATGAAGCGCACTTTTCTTCCATTGTGTATCGCTGGAGCACTCTCTATGGCAGGCCCGCTACAGGCCCAAGAAGATAAATACCTATATCTTGAGGATGTTGAGGGCGAAGTGCCTATGGCCTGGGTCAAGGAACAAAATGCTGTCTCTAAGGCGGAAATTAAATCCTACAAGGGCTTCGATTCCCTCGTCAGCAATAGTCTTGCCGTGCTCAACGATAAAGAACGTATTCCCTACGCGACCCACATCGGCAATAAACTCTATAACTTCTGGAAGGACGAAACCCATACCCGCGGTATATACCGCCGCACGACCATGGAGGAATATACCAAGGCTGAACCTAACTGGGAAACCGTGCTGGATATTGACGCGCTCGGCAAAAAAGAGTCGGTAAATTGGGTATTTAAGGGCATGGATTGCCAATATCCACAGAATGAGCGCTGTCTAGTGTCACTGTCCCGTGGCGGCGCCGATGCCGTTGAAGTGCGTGAGTTTGATTTAACGACAAATGACTTTGTACCTACAAAACAACAGGCATTTTTCCTGAAAGAAGCCAAATCAAGCTTAAGTTGGATTGATAAAGACCAGCTATTTGTGGGAACCGATTTTGGTGATGGGAACAGCATGACAGACTCGGGCTATCCCCGAGTGGTGAAATTATGGCAACGTGGCACGCCACTCAATGAGGCTAAAACCATTTACAGTGGTGATAAAACCTCAGTAGCGGTTCAGGGCTGGGTGCTTTTTGATGATAAAACCCCGCTCAGCTTAGTGACCGAGGCCCACACCTTTTTCACCTCGAGCCATTATGTTTATCTGAATGACAAACTGACTAAATTACCCATACCAGAAGATGCTGAAATTAAAGGGTATTTTAAGGGTAATTTGTTTGTTGAACTGAAAAGTGCATTAACATCTGAGGCTGGTAATTTTAATCAAGGGGCGATTGTTTATGCACCGGTAGATGATTTAATCGCCCAAAAAGTGGATTTCAAGGTGTTCGTTAGCCCGACACCCAGCGCCTCAATCAGCCAGGTAAGCTTTACTAAGAGCGCGGTGTTTGTAAATTGGCTCGATAACGTTAAAGGTAAATTAGTGCGTTATCAGCAGGATGCTAAGGGTGAATGGCAACACACTCCTGTGCCGTTTGACGCTAATGGCGCCTTGTCGGTGGTAGATAGCGGTCAGGATAGCGATGATCTGTTTGTGAATTACACCAGTTTCCTTGAGCCGCCAAGCCTCTACTCGGTCAACAGTCAACGCTTAACACCGAGCAAAATTAAGGGCATGCCACAGCGCTTTGCGGCGGATAAGTTCACCACAGAGCAGTATTTTGCGACCTCTAAGGATGGTACTAAAGTGCCTTACTTTGTGGTGAAGGCAAAAGACCTGAAGTTAAATGGTAGCAATCCTACGTTACTCTCCGCTTACGGTGGCTTTGAGGTGTCAAGAACGCCATCGTATTCTGCCATCATTGGTAAAAACTGGTTAGAGCAGGGCGGTGTATATGTGCTGGCTAATATTCGTGGTGGTGGGGAATATGGCCCTGCGTGGCATCAGGCGGCGATTAAGGAAAATCGTCACAAGGCCTTCGAGGATTTCGAAGCCATTGCAGAGGATTTGATCGCCCGTAAAATTACCTCCAGTCAACATTTAGGCATTCAAGGTGGCAGTAACGGTGGTCTGCTAATGGGCGCAGCCTTTACCCGTAGACCGGATCTCTACCATGCCGTGGTGTGCCAAGTGCCATTATTAGATATGTATCGTTATAACAAATTATTGGCTGGTGCGAGCTGGATGGGTGAATACGGTAATCCAGATATTCCTGCTGAATGGGATTACATTAAAACCTATTCGCCTTACCATAATCTGCACAA
This genomic window contains:
- a CDS encoding prolyl oligopeptidase family serine peptidase; translated protein: MKRTFLPLCIAGALSMAGPLQAQEDKYLYLEDVEGEVPMAWVKEQNAVSKAEIKSYKGFDSLVSNSLAVLNDKERIPYATHIGNKLYNFWKDETHTRGIYRRTTMEEYTKAEPNWETVLDIDALGKKESVNWVFKGMDCQYPQNERCLVSLSRGGADAVEVREFDLTTNDFVPTKQQAFFLKEAKSSLSWIDKDQLFVGTDFGDGNSMTDSGYPRVVKLWQRGTPLNEAKTIYSGDKTSVAVQGWVLFDDKTPLSLVTEAHTFFTSSHYVYLNDKLTKLPIPEDAEIKGYFKGNLFVELKSALTSEAGNFNQGAIVYAPVDDLIAQKVDFKVFVSPTPSASISQVSFTKSAVFVNWLDNVKGKLVRYQQDAKGEWQHTPVPFDANGALSVVDSGQDSDDLFVNYTSFLEPPSLYSVNSQRLTPSKIKGMPQRFAADKFTTEQYFATSKDGTKVPYFVVKAKDLKLNGSNPTLLSAYGGFEVSRTPSYSAIIGKNWLEQGGVYVLANIRGGGEYGPAWHQAAIKENRHKAFEDFEAIAEDLIARKITSSQHLGIQGGSNGGLLMGAAFTRRPDLYHAVVCQVPLLDMYRYNKLLAGASWMGEYGNPDIPAEWDYIKTYSPYHNLHKDVKYPKVFFTTSTRDDRVHPGHARKMVAKMKEMGTDVLYYENIEGGHAGAADNQQAAELNSMTFAYLLQQLKK